One window of Gemmatimonas aurantiaca genomic DNA carries:
- a CDS encoding PadR family transcriptional regulator, with amino-acid sequence MLPQPPDSATPQEIPPGTLEMLILRSLAAQPMHGYGIAQHIERLSGDVFRVEKGSLYPALDRVLRSGWATATWGTSGTGRRARYYHITPAGRRQLGEKRANFLEAFSAIQRILEG; translated from the coding sequence ATGCTTCCGCAACCCCCCGACTCCGCCACGCCCCAGGAGATCCCGCCCGGGACCCTCGAGATGCTGATCCTGCGCTCGCTCGCCGCGCAGCCGATGCACGGCTACGGCATCGCGCAGCATATCGAACGCCTTTCGGGCGACGTGTTCCGTGTCGAGAAGGGATCGCTCTATCCGGCGCTCGACCGTGTCCTGCGAAGCGGGTGGGCGACGGCCACATGGGGGACATCGGGGACCGGACGGCGGGCGCGATACTATCACATCACCCCCGCCGGCCGTCGGCAGCTCGGCGAGAAACGGGCGAATTTCCTCGAAGCGTTTTCGGCAATCCAGCGCATTCTCGAGGGCTGA
- a CDS encoding DsbA family oxidoreductase gives MAFTKLVSLELYADLVCPWCWIGDRRLWRALTQVQAAHPEVGFDLVWRPFQLDPTLPPEGRDWEEVIENKFGGRARAEPMFARVAEAGAADGCVFAFDRITRMSNTARAHGLVLHAQQTERDPWPLVDAIFTAHFSEGADLGDPEVLTGLARAAGFSDADIEAVVTEGRYDLDVQQSQREAARLGIQGVPFVVLDGRYGVSGAQPESVFVQALTQVVSEA, from the coding sequence ATGGCCTTCACGAAACTGGTGAGTCTCGAGCTGTACGCCGATCTGGTCTGCCCGTGGTGCTGGATCGGTGACCGTCGCCTCTGGCGCGCCCTGACGCAGGTGCAGGCCGCTCATCCCGAGGTGGGATTCGATCTCGTCTGGCGCCCGTTCCAGCTCGATCCCACGCTTCCGCCGGAAGGGCGGGACTGGGAAGAAGTGATCGAGAACAAGTTCGGTGGACGGGCGCGCGCCGAACCCATGTTCGCGCGGGTGGCGGAAGCGGGGGCCGCCGATGGCTGTGTCTTCGCGTTCGATCGCATCACGCGCATGTCCAACACGGCCCGGGCGCATGGCCTGGTGCTGCACGCGCAGCAGACCGAGCGCGATCCATGGCCGTTGGTGGATGCGATCTTCACCGCGCACTTCTCAGAAGGGGCGGACCTGGGCGATCCCGAAGTGCTCACCGGACTGGCCCGCGCCGCCGGATTCAGCGACGCGGACATCGAGGCCGTGGTGACGGAAGGACGGTACGACCTCGATGTGCAGCAGAGTCAGCGCGAAGCCGCGCGACTGGGCATTCAGGGGGTGCCGTTCGTGGTGCTGGACGGCCGGTACGGTGTGAGTGGCGCGCAGCCGGAGTCGGTGTTCGTGCAGGCGCTCACGCAGGTGGTGAGCGAAGCCTGA
- a CDS encoding ABC transporter permease, translating into MDEARVRALTLGFGASAIGIANAFWASARAIAAADIGFPVNGLFVREARCSVGETIAPAGALCLEAASVPMTGGTHEWRRVEGMNGRGVPNVIVLRVVPGYFEMLGVPIVSGRDFEAGEGEGAAAHTVIVSRNLAIALGGVRSIVNERIRVADTMVRVVGVAGDVRHFGAAAGNPFIVYALDAPRSTERHLHVWRETGVAAAPDRYAHFIREYHAAYFAPAWVLATFGLVACLLFFFVPDHDERLLLTIGGGIGVSVVVTWAMRSLVGPLLYGTQVSVVPVVWIGTAGGVVAWLVHRLRQRNRR; encoded by the coding sequence GTGGACGAAGCCCGTGTGAGGGCGCTGACGCTCGGTTTCGGTGCCAGCGCGATCGGGATCGCCAACGCGTTCTGGGCCAGTGCACGGGCCATCGCGGCGGCCGATATCGGATTTCCGGTTAACGGCCTGTTCGTGCGTGAGGCGCGTTGTTCGGTGGGCGAGACCATCGCTCCCGCGGGCGCGCTGTGTCTCGAGGCCGCCTCCGTTCCCATGACGGGTGGAACACATGAGTGGCGCCGAGTGGAAGGGATGAATGGACGTGGGGTCCCAAATGTCATCGTCCTGCGTGTCGTTCCCGGCTACTTCGAGATGCTCGGTGTGCCGATCGTGTCTGGACGGGATTTCGAAGCGGGGGAGGGGGAGGGAGCCGCGGCGCACACCGTGATCGTGTCGAGGAATTTGGCGATCGCCCTGGGCGGTGTGCGTTCGATCGTGAATGAACGAATCCGCGTGGCCGATACGATGGTGCGTGTGGTCGGCGTCGCGGGCGACGTTCGTCATTTCGGTGCCGCGGCGGGCAATCCGTTCATCGTCTATGCGCTCGATGCTCCGCGATCAACGGAGCGACACCTTCACGTGTGGCGCGAAACTGGTGTCGCCGCCGCTCCGGATCGGTATGCCCATTTCATTCGCGAGTATCATGCGGCCTACTTCGCACCGGCGTGGGTGCTGGCGACATTCGGTCTCGTAGCCTGTCTGCTTTTCTTCTTCGTGCCGGACCATGATGAACGTCTGCTGCTGACGATCGGCGGTGGCATCGGTGTGTCGGTCGTCGTGACATGGGCCATGCGCAGCCTTGTAGGGCCGCTGCTGTATGGCACGCAGGTCAGCGTTGTGCCCGTCGTATGGATCGGCACTGCGGGCGGTGTGGTGGCGTGGCTGGTACACCGCCTGCGGCAGAGGAACCGTCGCTAG
- the pdxH gene encoding pyridoxamine 5'-phosphate oxidase, whose amino-acid sequence MSIADIRTDYRQRSLSEQDVAADPITQFLTWFDEALAAQVLEPNAMCLATATPDAYPSARMVLLKGADARGFVFYTDYRSRKGQELADNPCASLCFFWGELERQVRINGAVQRVSRTESDEYFQSRPLPSRIGAWTSVQSSVLPSRATLEQELEANARRFADAHVPLPDHWGGFRIVPEEIEFWQGRPSRLHDRIQYRREAGQWVTRRLSP is encoded by the coding sequence ATGTCCATCGCCGATATCCGCACCGACTATCGCCAGCGTTCGCTGTCCGAGCAGGACGTGGCCGCCGACCCCATCACGCAGTTCCTGACCTGGTTCGACGAAGCCCTCGCCGCGCAGGTGCTCGAACCCAATGCGATGTGCCTGGCCACTGCCACCCCCGATGCATACCCGTCGGCCCGCATGGTGCTCCTCAAGGGCGCCGACGCCCGGGGATTCGTGTTCTACACCGACTACCGGAGCCGGAAGGGACAGGAGCTGGCCGACAATCCCTGCGCCTCGCTCTGTTTCTTCTGGGGTGAACTGGAACGCCAGGTGCGCATCAATGGCGCGGTGCAGCGGGTGAGCCGGACCGAATCGGACGAGTACTTCCAGTCCCGCCCGCTGCCGAGTCGCATCGGCGCATGGACCTCCGTACAGAGCAGCGTGCTCCCTTCCCGCGCGACACTCGAGCAGGAGCTGGAAGCCAATGCCCGCCGGTTTGCCGACGCGCATGTGCCGCTGCCCGATCATTGGGGCGGATTTCGCATCGTGCCCGAAGAGATCGAATTCTGGCAGGGGCGCCCCAGCCGACTGCACGACCGGATCCAGTATCGCCGGGAAGCCGGCCAGTGGGTGACGCGACGCCTATCGCCGTGA